The sequence TGGGTGCGGCTTCCCTGGCCCGGCCCCGGTCGCGTACCCCCTTCTGCGCGGGCTCGTCGCGCACCGGGTTCAGCCGCTCCTCGCGGCGCCGTTCCCGCACGGCGCGTCCACGGGCCACCACCCCCAGTACGAACACCGTCAGCACCACCAGCACCATCAACTCGCCGATGAGGAGGCCCCAGAAGAGCCCGTACCCGGAGAGCTCGGCCGGTGGGGTGTGCGGCCAGGCGTTGGGGAGGTCGTTCGGTGCCGCGATCAGTTCGCGCAGGGCAAGGGGGGTCTGTGTGAAGGCGACGCCCTCCGGCCAGGCGCCGTGCGCGAAGAGTCCGGCCAGGCCCGTGGCCGTCCAGGCCAGTACGGTCAGCGCGAGGAAGAAGCCCAGGAGGCCGATCAGCAGTCCGTCCGGGATGCCGCCGCTGCCCCGTTCGTCGTCGCGTCCGCGCCGCGTACCGTGCCCTGCCTGCCGTGCCATGTCATGCCACCGTTGACTCGGACGACTCGTTCAGCCGTTGCTGGTGCTCGATCCGGGCCGCACGTTGCTCCGCCTCCAGCTCCGCGGCTCGTACGTCCTCGGGAAGCATGTCGGTGTCGGAGCCCTCGGTCATCGCGCGGTCGGTGAAGACCAGCGGCCGTTCCGCCTCGGTGATCAGATGTTTGACCACCTGCACATTGCCGTTGACGTCCCAGACCGCGATGCCCGGGGTGAGCGTGGGAATGATCTCGACCGCCCAGCGGGGGAGGCCGATGACCCGTCCGGTCGCTCGCGCCTCGTCGGCCTTCTGCGCGTAGATCGTCCGGGTCGAGGCCATCTTCAGGATCGCCGCGGCCTCCTTCGCCGCGGCGCCGTCCACCACGTCGCTGAGGTGGTGGACGACGGCGACGAACGACAGACCGAGCCGTCGGCCGAACTTCAGCAGCCGCTGGAAGAGCTGGGCCACGAAGGGCGAGTTGATGATGTGCCAGGCCTCTTCCACCAGGAAGATGCGTTTCTTCCGGTCGGGCCTGATCCAGGTGTGCTCCAGCCAGACACCCACGATCGCCATCAGGATCGGCATGGCGATCGAGTTGCGGTCGATGTGCGAGAGGTCGAACACGATCAACGGGGCGTCGAGGTCGATGCCCACGCTCGTGGGGCCGTCGAACATGCCGCGCAGGTCGCCGTCGACCAGCCGGTCCAGGACGAGAGCGACGTCCAGACCCCAGGCGCGTACGTCGTCTATGTCGACGTTCATCGCCTCGGCCGATTCGGGCTCGGGGTGGCGCAGCTGTTCCACGATGTCCATCAGGACCGGTTGGCGGTCGGTGATGGTCTCGTTCACGTAGGCGTGGGCGACCTTGAGCGCGAAGCCGGAGCGCTCGTCGAGCCCGTGGCCCATGGCGACCTCGATGATCGTCCGGAGCAGGGCGAGCTGGCCGGTGGTGGTGATCGACGGGTCGAGCGGGTTGAGCCGGATACCGCCGTTCAGCGCCGCGGTCGGGTCCAGGCGGATGGGGGTTATCCCCAGTTCCTGCGCGATGAGGTTCCACTCTCCGACACCGTCCTCGCCCTGGGCGTCCAGGACGACGACCTGCCGGTCGCGGAAGCGGAGCTGGCGCAGGACGTAGGTCTTCTCCAGCGCGGACTTGCCGTTGCCGGACTCACCGAGCACGAGCCAGTGCGGGGCGGGGAGCTGTTGCCCGTACAGCTGGAAGGGGTCGTAGATGTAGCCCTTGCCGGAGTACACCTCGCGCCCGATGATCACGCCGGAGTCGCCGAGGCCGGGGGCGGCGGTCGGCAGGTAGACGGCCTGGGCCTGGCCGGTCGACGTACGGACCGGCAGCCGCGTCGTCTCCACCTTTCCGAAGAGGAAGGCGGTGAAGGCATCCGACAATGCGGACAACGGGTCTCGCATGGCGTGACTGCCCTCTCTCTCGGTTTCCGGTCTTGGTTCTTGCGGGTGCGGGTGCGGGGGCTGGTGCTGGTGTGGGTTCGGTCGGGTGCGGGTGCGTTGGGGGTGCGGTGGTTGTCCGGTGGTGTGTGTGGTGTCCGGCTGTCTGCGGCGTTGCGGTGTTGCGGACCGCTGAGTCAGGGGGCAGCGGGTCAGGGGGTCAGCGGCGGATGCCCGTGGCGAAAGGCAGGGTGTTCACGAAGGCGCGGTGGTGCTCGCGGTCGCACCACTCCAGCTTCAGATACGACTTGCCGGCCGAGGCCCGGATCGTCCGCTTGTCGCGGGCGAGGGACTCGGGGGATCGGGACGACACGGTGATGTACCCCACCAGGTTCACCCCGGCCGCGCCGCTCGCCAGATCTTCACCCCGCTGGTCGAGCCGACCGTGGGCGGCGATGTCGCGCGGGTCGACGGTGCGGTTCATCTTGGCCTGGCGGCTGGCCTCGGCCTCGTCGTTCGTCTTCTCCGTCAGCATGCGCTCGATGGCCACCTCGGTGGGTTCGAGGTCCATGCAGACCGCGACCGTACGGATGACGTCCGGGGTGTGCACGAGGAGCGGTGCCAGGAAGTTGACGCCGACGGGGGTCATCGGCCACTCCTTCACCCAGGCCGTGGCGTGGCACCAGGGGGCGCGGGTCGA is a genomic window of Streptomyces sp. NBC_01237 containing:
- a CDS encoding ATP-binding protein, with protein sequence MRDPLSALSDAFTAFLFGKVETTRLPVRTSTGQAQAVYLPTAAPGLGDSGVIIGREVYSGKGYIYDPFQLYGQQLPAPHWLVLGESGNGKSALEKTYVLRQLRFRDRQVVVLDAQGEDGVGEWNLIAQELGITPIRLDPTAALNGGIRLNPLDPSITTTGQLALLRTIIEVAMGHGLDERSGFALKVAHAYVNETITDRQPVLMDIVEQLRHPEPESAEAMNVDIDDVRAWGLDVALVLDRLVDGDLRGMFDGPTSVGIDLDAPLIVFDLSHIDRNSIAMPILMAIVGVWLEHTWIRPDRKKRIFLVEEAWHIINSPFVAQLFQRLLKFGRRLGLSFVAVVHHLSDVVDGAAAKEAAAILKMASTRTIYAQKADEARATGRVIGLPRWAVEIIPTLTPGIAVWDVNGNVQVVKHLITEAERPLVFTDRAMTEGSDTDMLPEDVRAAELEAEQRAARIEHQQRLNESSESTVA